The window taaaataaaaaaaataaaaaataaaaaataaaaaattgaaaaagtcCAAACATGAGTGGAGTAGGGAGAGATAAGTAGaagagagatgagaaaagaaatatgagagtAAGAGGGAAGAGGCACAGCCTAGAAGTTATGAAAGTCTTAggtaaatggggtcagctacatggatccttgctctcgaAAAGGTTCTATCCAAGATCATAGTGGGGACAAGACCAaggctatgcatgtcattcctcaccacttcgtctatggtcattttaggcctgcccctagctcttttggcTCCCTCAATCTGGATCCGATCACCTCTCCTTACTGGGGCGTCCTTAGGCCTCCGTTGGACataaccataccacctcaaacgacttctCATGGAGGTTGTCGTTGATCGGGGCCACTCCCAAAACAGATTTAATATGCTCATTCTGTactttatcctttctagttttaccacacatccatcttaacatcctcatatCAACTACACATAATTTCTCAATATGACTCTTCTTGACTgtccaacattctgccccatacatcataattGGATGCACAATAgtcttatagaattttcccttgagctTTAAAGGGATATGTCGATCACATAGTACTccggatgcacctctccacttcatccatcccactttaattctctgtgagaTATCATCCTCTATGACACCATCTTCATTTATGGTAGACCCCAGGTATCTAAAACAGTCAGTTTGAGTAATATTTGTTCCCTCAATTCTCACCATATCATTATCCAACACGGGTGAAAATAACTATACAGCAAAACCCATTAATTGCAATTTAGAGAAAGGCTATTCATTCCATCCATAACCCCTCCCTCTTGGCATACTATACAACACTCTTGTAGCAGTCCACTCTAgggaaagaggagaaagaacaaCCCTCATTAGAGACCTCAAAGTCGGGACTCGAGATACCATATCTTGCAAAGCTACATTCTCATCCCTACAGCCCTCTTCTCCAATGtatttaagaaatttaagtGAACTCTTCTACACCAGTGACGAATAAGCCCACATTCACTTACCTCTATGGTGCAAAACTCAAGTTCATCAATACTTGACCCTTGAATCTCCAATTCTCTGACCACATCCAGCATATTCTCTCACATCAAAACCAGATCTGTGCTGCCTCATCCTCATAAACCACTATAATGAGAGATCTATCTAACAAGGACAAAGGCTTATGTGCTAGTGTCCGAGACAATCCTGGAAAATCGAGACACAtatactctctccctctccttttcCTTGGTCCACCCTTAACTAGATAATCTCCTTCCAATTCAAGTGAAGCTTGTGTTTACTGACTATTCCATCCTTCTCGTGAAAGGATTGTCATTCCCACCATCCAGTAAAGGTGCAATTTTCCTCTGCTGGCCAGATGGAGCCAAAAGCTGATAATTCTCCTAAATCTGTTTCAGTGAGTAGATGAAGACACAGTTGTCATTGAGGATGATATCAGGATCTAAGACAAATGAGATTGTAATGAGACAATTACTGATTGAGGTTTCCTTGCATCAAGTTTTAACCTTGATGCAGCTTCCAAAGAGTAATTGCTGGGAATGATGCATTGAAAGGCATTTCATCGACCTCAAGATCAGAAACTCCAGCTGAGACACTCAAATAGAAGAACTTCTGCTTGACCTGCAGCCTCTTCTCTTTGAACTCCAGTTTCTCAGGGATAGATGACACATAAAGTCACAACGAATCTTGCAAAACTTTTATAAGGCTTAATCACGGTATGATTACTTTCCTTTGAAGCATCGAGGAGTATCAATATCTTACTCTGTTGAGCACAGGTCAGCAGAGAAACAAATAACATAGGTTTGAGAATGAAAACCCCATACCTTAGGTCCAGAATAGGAGCCCTTCACTCAAACCAAGAATCCATGCCCAAATCATAATATCATAGGGATGCATGCAATGCTAAGGGCAATTCCAACAGTTAATAAAAGTGCAGAAAGGACCAATAGTGAGAACCAAGTTTAACATCCCATGAGACTCACCCTGATGGAAATCCAATGACTGCATATCTTGAGACAGTATGTAAGCTACCCCCATGTCATCAGACATATCTAGTGATATAGCATGACCATTACCATGGGCGTGTGCCAAGGATCTCATCCCCTTATCATCATCATTCGTAGCAAAATACAATACAATTGTGAACTTGCAACTTTGCACTGATAAAATCCAAACATATAAACATATTGAACTCTAAATCTATAACTCTAAGGTGGGAATATGTAACACAAGTGTGCAGTTAATATTAAATTCATGTGAAAGTAATGATACAGAACTCACCAGACATAAAAAAGAAGTTTCCACACTTGGAGGAACTGATACAATCCCACCATCCCATACCTACTTTCAGATGTCAGAGTTGCTGACTCTAACATTGATCACTTGATCAACACCAGATGGTTGGCAGGTTAGATGATGCATGAAGGTTTGATAAACCTTTAATTCCTACGACTATTATCCTAAATTTCCTGTAAGACTCTGAAACTTGATAAACTGAAAGTCTAGGTATTAATAGGGCTTTGTTTAAACTGGTCCCTGCATAACTTTTAGAGTATTAAAGTGGCACACAGTGCCACAGCCCTCTCAAAGAAATCCAAGATCACTCAATTCTGACCAGTAGAAATAAATCAAACACTTCCTAGAAGAAGTTATGCATGTGATCTTAAGAACCAGAAATCGAAAAGCAGATGGAAGGTCAGCTAAATTACATCAGATACCAATTTCCAGATTCAATACCTAAATATGTAGATTGACAACCCCCATGGTTCCCAAATTCAATAAGATTTGACTACTAAACAAGAGCATGCAAGCTGCTGTGTTTTCTAGATCTAAAACAGAATAGTTATTTGTAAAACTAACACTCCGATTTAAGGGGGAACCTAAGGATTGGAGAAAGAACAGATAAGAACTCCCCTTGGTAGTTCTGAGTACAAAGTTTGAGGGGTAGGATAACTATAGCAACAGAATAATAGAATTAGTCAGCAGCCATAGCAGAAGAGTAAATTAAAgaagaggggggtgggggacGAAGTGACTCAGTTCCACTTCCACATCAATATTGCAATAAAAACCATTGTTCCATCGACATCATAATTGACAATAAAGTCTAAGGAAATATAAAAGATTCTGACTCTTTGCTCTATACCTGTGTAATTTATAAAGAAGAACAATAAACACAGAAATAAATGAGTATTGCGATCCTTACTCAATTCAGCAAAATATtgcaaaattaaaaattatcatCAATCCAAATATAAAATGAGTCAGTAAATTATCCCTTGTAGTATAGAACTGGCAtcacattttataaaaaaaaatcatgaaattaaGTAAAGTATAAAGACTTGAAAAAATTGCCTATAGATGCACCAATTCATGTTTACTTATCAATATAAGGAGCAAAATTGTCATAAACTTCTCCTCCAATGAGAATAAAACGAGCACGACTTAACAACTAAAAGCCTCGGGATCCTCCCAATTACCTTCAAGGATCCGACGATTTTCGAAACAGAAACTCCCTCAAACTTTCTCCTTGAATTCACTCTGGAATCATTACCCAACAATCGAAACTAATATAAATGGGGGAAAATTTAGAAAAGACTACGGTTCTCTTCTTATTGTTTGGCAGAGATTTCTTGCTCCAATTCCTCGGAGGCCTCGTTCTCAATTGTCTTCTCTGCGTTGAGTATAGGCTCATAGTAATCAGAGTGAGCCTCCATACACTTTTTCAGCAAACTCGTCACTTCAAAGCACTTCTCCACAATATCTTCCTTGTGATTTTCCGCGTCTTCGATGCAATTCTCCCAGGCGATGAACTCATCCCTACATCCACCTCCCTTCATGAACAAGCAAAAAGGAcactctccctcttcctcatcttcttctcctccctcgTCGTCTTCATCGTATTCTTCACTTGTGGAGGCATTCGGATGATCAGAGAGCTGTGGATTTTGGTTATCTGCGATTTCATTAGGAGTTGAAGGTTTTGGACTCGCAGGGGAAGCCGTATCTATGGAAGTAGACGCTGACGAAGACATTGCCAGGTTTTCAGTTATTTTAGCTTAGCATTTTTAGGGTCTCTTCTCGTTAGTGTTCCCGTGGAAAGGTCTCTCATGGGCCATGGCAGGGTTTTAAGAACAGGATTCGGTGAGAACGATTCCGAATCGAGCCCGATTCGGACTCTGTCCCAATAATCTTAGAATCGGGCATTTGATATGAAAATATACCGATTCAAGGGAATATTGGCACCGATTCAGGGGAATATTGGAAGGAATATTTCGATTTGAAGCGATAGAAATCGATATTGGGAATTCCCAGATTCGCATTCGATTCatcaatttttgaaaccctaggtcaggGCCATGGCACACCAAAATTTCCTAGTTGATGGATCAACATGCCAACTCAACattcctctctcctcctcaggtgaaattgaaaaaaaaaatgctgttAGTTTAGAAGCATTGTTTCGTGATGGTGCAAGTTTAGATTATATAATCAAGACTAAAGTTTTGATTCATTCTGGTTAGATGGAGAAAATATTACTCACCACAATGATAAGAGGATGAGTATATATGATTCTTAGTCAAATATATGTTTCAATTGCGGGAATATGTTATTTATGATGCACACTATgagttgatttttattttatgaaacaTTTTATAAGTTGACTTATGTGATTGTAAGAAGTTAGACCACTTCTAATGAGAATTTAAATGGAAATTATCTAAACAATTATTAACATGTGTCCTTTAAATGGAGAAATGTTCATTTATTTAATTGGGATGACATAAGGTTGGATGGTATATGGTTGGTAGGCTTATTAGATACACCGGTGAGGACATGTCCAAGAAACGATGTTTTTATCCATACTTATAGTAGCACGAATTATTGTCAGACCTAATGTAGATTCAAGTCCAAAAGACATATACTAAAATGTGTTCTATATATTACAAAGTACTCAATAATTAATCTTAGTTTTATCGTAGTTTTTGAATTGTGagaaaattatggaaaaaatataattaaaaaacaaGCACTAATTTTCCCAAAAGTGTCATATTGGAATTCAAATTCTTTAGAAAGTTTTTTCATCTGGACTCTTTTAACTGGATGTCTTGAGGAATCAACACTCTACTATAGGAGTGGTCTCTTCTTGTGTTGGACAGACTTTTTATCAAACAacatttttacttcttttttctctaattACTTTTAAGTTCTCTCTTGTATATATAGAAAAGTTTCATATTTTTCAGATATTTTGTGAGTTTTTCATTGAGTATTGAGCACTACTTTATCCACCATCGTGGTTCTCAAGTCAAGTACAGGGACTCTTGGGTGGACATGTAAAAATTGTTGTATCTTGAGAGTTAACTTGCAAGTACACCCAGTATGCATCTATATGGGGAAATACAATCTTAAGGAGGTGACTAATTTGCACTCTTCAGTCTTGCTTGTTGTTTCTATTTGATGTTCGTGATCATGTTCCAATGACCTTTTCTAAGTGTgacatttttgttaaaaaaaaaaataataaaaaaataaaataaaataaaataaagaaagaggaaaagggaaaaaagaagaagaagaagaagaagttacgTTATTCCCATACTAGTGTTTATTTCCTACATTTCTTGAGATTGTATTTTTGCTTGAATTTTTCCAATCTTAAGCCCCATATCACTCAAGCAACTCTAACTATTAATTCAACAAACTCTTTAAGGTTCAGTTGGTATTGGGAAGACTCAAAATTTTTACCATTCCGGAACATGCATGTGAGTCTATGACTTTCTTCTGAACggagaaagagaaacaattAATAGACTTGAATGATACTCCAAAATCTATATTGtgtgaatatatattttttccaataTGGATATTTAGAAATCTTCTCGTATTTTGCATTGGCTATTATCAATTAATTCATCTCAGATACATCTCATATACAATTCTAGGTACCAAATCCTCACAGACAAGCGGTTGTAAGTATTTTTATCCTTGTATGTATTTTGAATATATTATCTAAGAGTATGTATGCATGTTAGGTGTAGGAAATCACGACTGAATACCTATACCAGATTGAGCTTGACTATAAGGCATTTGTTAGAAgcacattttatttttattatttgcatGGGGAATGGTTGTTCTCCTTGACAATGGCTACTATGTATTATACTGGCACTAA is drawn from Macadamia integrifolia cultivar HAES 741 chromosome 7, SCU_Mint_v3, whole genome shotgun sequence and contains these coding sequences:
- the LOC122084665 gene encoding uncharacterized protein LOC122084665; the protein is MSSSASTSIDTASPASPKPSTPNEIADNQNPQLSDHPNASTSEEYDEDDEGGEEDEEEGECPFCLFMKGGGCRDEFIAWENCIEDAENHKEDIVEKCFEVTSLLKKCMEAHSDYYEPILNAEKTIENEASEELEQEISAKQ